The Hemiscyllium ocellatum isolate sHemOce1 chromosome 22, sHemOce1.pat.X.cur, whole genome shotgun sequence genome includes a region encoding these proteins:
- the LOC132826483 gene encoding keratin, type I cytoskeletal 9-like → MAWKTCFLVIVVFCLFVDGRETPPSAVSEGDNAHGGTPPSAVSEGDNAHGGTPPSAVSEGDNAHGGTPPSAVSEGDNDNGGTPPSAVSEGDDAHGGKTPPVVSEGDDAHGGKTPPAVNEGDDAHGGKTPPAVNEGDDAHGGKTPPAVNEGDAAHGGKTPPAVNEGGDAHGGKTPPAVNEGDAAHGGKTPPAVNKGDDAHGGKTPPAVNEGDAAHGGKTPPAVNEGGDAHGGKTPPAVNEGDAAHGGKTPPAVNEGGDAHGGKTPPVVNEGDAAHGGKTPPAVNKGDDAHGGKTPPAVNEGDAAHGGKTPPAVNEGGDAHGGKTPPAVNEGDAAHGGKTPPAVNKGGAAHGGKTPPVVNEGDAAHGGKTPSVTPTEASSHFVIYLISGSLFVAVMYILYHNKSKISGLCQKNGPSKSKRPNVSEYQRLDQNLSEVITSLQKRNID, encoded by the exons ATGGCGTGGAAAACCTGTTTCCTTGTAATTGTTGTATTCTGTCTCTTCGTAGATG GCAGAGAGACGCCGCCGTCCGCGGTAAGCGAAGGCGACAATGCCCACGGAGGGACGCCGCCGTCCGCGGTAAGCGAAGGTGACAATGCCCACGGAGGGACGCCGCCGTCCGCGGTAAGCGAAGGCGACAATGCCCACGGAGGGACGCCGCCGTCCGCGGTAAGCGAAGGCGACAATGACAACGGAGGGACGCCGCCGTCCGCGGTAAGCGAAGGCGACGACGCCCACGGAGGGAAGACGCCGCCTGTGGTAAGCGAAGGCGACGACGCCCACGGAGGGAAGACGCCGCCCGCGGTAAACGAAGGCGACGACGCCCACGGAGGGAAGACGCCGCCCGCGGTAAACGAAGGCGACGACGCCCACGGAGGGAAGACGCCGCCCGCGGTAAATGAAGGCGACGCCGCCCACGGAGGGAAGACGCCGCCCGCGGTAAACGAAGGCGGCGACGCCCATGGAGGGAAGACACCGCCCGCGGTAAATGAAGGTGACGCCGCCCACGGAGGGAAGACGCCGCCCGCGGTAAACAAAGGCGACGACGCCCACGGAGGGAAGACGCCGCCCGCGGTAAATGAAGGCGACGCCGCCCACGGAGGGAAGACGCCGCCCGCGGTAAACGAAGGCGGCGACGCCCATGGAGGGAAGACACCGCCCGCGGTAAATGAAGGTGACGCCGCCCACGGAGGGAAGACGCCGCCCGCGGTAAACGAAGGCGGCGACGCCCATGGAGGGAAGACACCGCCCGTGGTAAATGAAGGTGACGCCGCCCACGGAGGGAAGACGCCGCCCGCGGTAAACAAAGGCGACGACGCCCACGGAGGGAAGACGCCGCCCGCGGTAAATGAAGGCGACGCCGCCCACGGAGGGAAGACGCCGCCCGCGGTAAACGAAGGCGGCGACGCCCATGGAGGGAAGACACCGCCCGCGGTAAATGAAGGTGACGCCGCCCACGGAGGGAAGACGCCGCCCGCGGTAAACAAAGGTGGCGCCGCCCACGGAGGGAAGACGCCGCCCGTGGTAAACGAAGGCGACGCCGCCCACGGAGGGAAGACGCCGTCAGTCACACCAACTGAGGCGAGCAGTCACTTTGTAATTTACCTGATAAGTGGCTCTTTGTTTGTAGCAGTAATGTATATTCTCTACCACAACAAAAGCAAG ATCAGTGGATTGTGCCAGAAAAATGGGCCCAGTAAAAGTAAACGTCCAAACGTATCTGAATATCAACGTCTTGATCAGAATTTAAGTGAAGTAATTACTAGTCTGCAAAAGAGAAACATTGACTAA